A region of the Candidatus Hydrogenedentota bacterium genome:
CCGGCCGCGCCGCCCACGTCCCTGTTGTCCGGCGTCACCACCAACCCCGGCGCAGCCGCCTGCGTCACGGTCACCTCGACCGCGCCCGGAACCGTGCCCGCGCCCGTCACGCTAATCGTCGCGGTACGCTCCGCGCCTGTGTCGTTGAAGGCGTAATTCACCGCCAACTGGCTCTCTCCTGAACCGGCATCCGTGACGGGCACGGCCCAACCGGCGTCCGACTCCACCGTCCAGTCGGCCTGGGTGGCCACATCAAAGTACACCGTGCCCGACACGCCGGACACTTCATGCGTTGCGGGGGTTACCGCCAGTTCCAAGGGCGCCTGGGTGACGGTCACACTGACGCTCCCCGGCATCGAGTCCGCCCCCGTCACGGTGATGGTCGCCGTCCGCTCCGCGCCTGTGTCATTGGCATAATGCCCCACCACCAGTTGCCCGTCCCCGGAACCCGGACCGGACACCAGGAGCAGCCATGCGGCATCCGTTTCAGCGGTCCATTCCACCGGGGTTGTCACATCGAAGGTCGTCAGACCCGTCGCGCCGCCCACGTCCCGGTTGTCCGGCGTCACCGCCAGACCCGGCGCCGCCGCCTGCGTCACTGTCACTTCCACTGTGCCGGNNNNNNNNNNNNNNNNNNNNNNNNNNNNNNNNNNNNNNNNNNNNNNNNNNNNNNNNNNNNNNNNNNNNNNNNNNNNNNNNNNNNNNNNNNNNNNNNNNNNACCCGACTCCGTCACAAGCGTCGCCCATGCCGAATCGGACGCCGCCGTCCAGTCTGCCGTGGTTTCCACATCGAAGGTCGCCTCGCCGACCGCGCCGCCCACATCCCGGTTGTCCGGTGTCACCGCCAGACCCGGCGCCGCCGCCTGCGTCACTGTCACTTCCACTGTGCCGGGAAGCGTGTCCGTGCCCGTCACGGTGATTGTCGCGGTCCGCTCCGCGCCCGTGTCGTTGAAGGCGTAGCCCACCACCAACTGTCCGTCACCGGAACCCGACTCCGTCACAAGCGTCGCCCATGCCGAATCGGACGCCGCCGTCCAGTCTCCGGGCGTTTCCACATCAAAGGTGGCCTGCCCCGCAACCCCGTCCACGTCCCGGTTGTCCGGTGTCACCGAAAGACCCATGGGCGCCTGGGTGAGCGTCGAGACCACAACCTCCGGCTCCGTGCCCGTGCCGGTCACAATGATGGACGCCATCCGCTCGGCGCCGAAGCTGTTCAGGCTGTAGTCCACCGTCAGGGTGGTGTTGCCGGTCCCGGAAGTCGCGGAAAGGACCGCCCACGGCGCGTTGGTCCGCGCCTCCCAGGCCGCGGTGGTGGTCACCTCATAGGTCACGGAGCCCGCCGCATAGTCCGCGTCCCGGTTGTCCGGCGCAAGAGACAGGGGCGGCATCGGCGCCTGGACCACAGTCACCGCCACGCTTTCCGGATAGGTGCCCGCGCCGGTGACAGTTATGGTGGCCGTGCGCTCCGCGCCGGTGTCGTTCAGGGTGTAGTCCACCCCCAGCGTGGTGTCTCCAGAACCCGTGCCGTCGGAAACCGACGCCCAGGCCGCGTCGGACCCGGCGGTCCAGTCCGCATCGGTGACTATTTCAAACGTGGTCGAGCCGGCCGGGCTGGCCACTTCCCGACTTTCCGGTGTGACCGACAAGTCCAGCGCGGCCTCCTGGATGACGAACAGGTACATGGTGGCGGGCATCGCGCCCGGCGCCTCAAGGACCATGACGCCCGTCCGCTCGGCCCCGGTGCCGTTCACGGGATAACTCACCTCCAGCGTCATGTCACCGTTTCCCGAGGTGGCCGACGGGGTGAGCCACGGGGTGTGGCCATCCAGTATCTCCCAGTCGAGCGGGGTGGCGATGGCAAATGTCGTCGTGCCCGGCGCGCCGGACACGTTTCTGTCAGTGGGGGTCACGTTCAAAAAGGCGGCCTGTTGGGTCACAGTGACTTCCACCGTTCCCTGAAGCGTCCCCGGCGCGGTCACGGTTATCTTCGCCGTCCGGTTTGCGCCCGTGCCGTTCGCCGGCACCGAAACGGTCAGTGTGGCGTCCCCCGTGCCGGACTCGCTGTCCAAAACCGCCCAGGCCGAATCGGAAACCGCCGTCCACCCCAAGGGGGTTGTGATCTCAAAAAGAGCCTGGCCCGCATAGCCGGAAATAAACTGGCTGTCGGGATTCACAGCAAGCGACACGAAGTATTCGATGCAGCCCATGTCATAACCGGCGCCCTGGGGGCGGGGTGTGAATCCCGCGTCATGATCCGGCGCGCCGACAGGCGTGGCGGTGTCAATGCAGGGCGACTCCTGGGTGAGTTCGTAATTTCCGTCGGACGGGTCAACAAAGAGGGGATCGTCGCTGATATTGCCCTCCCCCGGATGACCGTCTTTGACACAGGAGTAGGTGACTGTGGCGGCGCCGCCCGACTCACTGCCAAACTCCGGGCCCGACGGGGCGGCGTTGTTCCAGAAAATGCTGTTTTTCACCACGGGGGTGGATGTCCGGCTGTGCATGCCGCCCCCGCCCGTTCCGGCGGAGTTGGCCGTCACGGTGCAGTGGAACACCAGCGGCGCGCCGGCCGCGGCATTGTCGTTTAATATGGCGCCGCCATATTGGTTGGACTGGTTTTCCGACAGCAGACAATTCACAAGGGTGGTCGAGGAACCGGCGGCATTGTAAACACCGCCGCCCGATTCTGCCGTGTTTGAGGAAATGAGGCAGGCGTCCAGAGCGGGTGCCCCCCCGCTGATGTGAAGGCCGCCCCCCGCGCCGTCGGCGTTGTTCACGACCAGCCAGCAGGCGGTCAGTTGCGGCGCCCCGCCGGAAATGGCCATGCCCCCGCCGGACAAGGCGTCGTTGAACAGGACAAGATTGCCCGTCAACTGCGGACTGGCATCCTTGACGTATAGCC
Encoded here:
- a CDS encoding BACON domain-containing protein — encoded protein: MTVTQAAAPGLAVTPDNRDVGGATGLTTFDVTTPVEWTAETDAAWLLLVSGPGSGDGQLVVGHYANDTGAERTATITVTGADSMPGSVSVTVTQAPLELAVTPATHEVSGVSGTVYFDVATQADWTVESDAGWAVPVTDAGSGESQLAVNYAFNDTGAERTATISVTGAGTVPGAVEVTVTQAAAPGLVVTPDNRDVGGAAGEATFDLVTPTDWTAASDSPWATLVTESGSGNGQLVVGYAFNDTGAERTATITVTGAGTVPGAVEVTVTQAAAPGLAVTPATRSVGSPAGSTTF
- a CDS encoding BACON domain-containing protein; translated protein: MVGMRSGVFCVRALALSAVFCLVPVWAGAQGTVYRVSADSTAPAPDGSTWELAYPDLQSAVDAAFAGGGGEIWVAGGTYTAATDPVLTMKGGVELYGGFSGGETARDDRDWEANETVIDGEGARRCVVGADSAVLDGFTVTGGSAVNGAGMLCDAVSPEVRNCFFAGNTASQFGGGLYVKDASPQLTGNLVLFNDALSGGGMAISGGAPQLTACWLVVNNADGAGGGLHISGGAPALDACLISSNTAESGGGVYNAAGSSTTLVNCLLSENQSNQYGGAILNDNAAAGAPLVFHCTVTANSAGTGGGGMHSRTSTPVVKNSIFWNNAAPSGPEFGSESGGAATVTYSCVKDGHPGEGNISDDPLFVDPSDGNYELTQESPCIDTATPVGAPDHDAGFTPRPQGAGYDMGCIEYFVSLAVNPDSQFISGYAGQALFEITTPLGWTAVSDSAWAVLDSESGTGDATLTVSVPANGTGANRTAKITVTAPGTLQGTVEVTVTQQAAFLNVTPTDRNVSGAPGTTTFAIATPLDWEILDGHTPWLTPSATSGNGDMTLEVSYPVNGTGAERTGVMVLEAPGAMPATMYLFVIQEAALDLSVTPESREVASPAGSTTFEIVTDADWTAGSDAAWASVSDGTGSGDTTLGVDYTLNDTGAERTATITVTGAGTYPESVAVTVVQAPMPPLSLAPDNRDADYAAGSVTYEVTTTAAWEARTNAPWAVLSATSGTGNTTLTVDYSLNSFGAERMASIIVTGTGTEPEVVVSTLTQAPMGLSVTPDNRDVDGVAGQATFDVETPGDWTAASDSAWATLVTESGSGDGQLVVGYAFNDTGAERTATITVTGTDTLPGTVEVTVTQAAAPGLAVTPDNRDVGGAVGEATFDVETTADWTAASDSAWATLVTESG